One Ricinus communis isolate WT05 ecotype wild-type chromosome 2, ASM1957865v1, whole genome shotgun sequence DNA segment encodes these proteins:
- the LOC8264983 gene encoding pentatricopeptide repeat-containing protein At5g62370: MLNDIALVIGFCRNINGVKKRLCQVTRASARMRERLLQLLCQGTFLPRKSILRFSANSLEASKFFALKLMYKIKGTRFMPNLYLYNSIIAGFCWADRIKDAYIQFEKMQIEGICPNQVTFIILIEAHCRAGEIDHAIELFNLMNGNAYSPDKVTYNTLLRSLCKASREIDALSLPFGMQQRGFFPNKASYENLLQLSEEMFAHNYLPRQYTTEWLLHILHEERGCMKLISCWT; the protein is encoded by the coding sequence ATGCTTAACGACATTGCCCTAGTCATTGGTTTTTGTAGAAATATTAATGGTGTCAAGAAAAGATTGTGCCAGGTAACCAGAGCATCTGCGAGGATGAGAGAAAGGCTACTCCAGTTGCTATGTCAAGGCACTTTCTTGCCTAGGAAAAGCATTTTAAGATTTTCTGCTAATTCTCTTGAAGCATCGAAATTTTTTGCATTGAAGCttatgtataaaattaaaggaaCTAGGTTTATGCCAAATTTGTACCTCTACAACAGTATAATTGCTGGATTTTGCTGGGCAGATAGGATCAAGGATGCATACATTCAGTTTGAAAAGATGCAGATTGAGGGCATATGTCCAAATCAAGTgacttttattattcttattgaGGCACACTGCAGAGCAGGTGAAATTGATCATGCTATAGAGCtgtttaatttaatgaatGGAAATGCTTATAGTCCCGATAAAGTTACATACAACACGTTACTAAGAAGCCTTTGCAAGGCAAGTAGAGAGATAGATGCATTGTCTCTCCCTTTTGGTATGCAGCAGAGAGGATTCTTCCCAAACAAGGCTTCGTACGAAAATTTACTCCAATTATCTGAAGAAATGTTTGCTCATAATTATCTGCCTCGCCAGTATACTACTGAGTGGTTGCTTCACATCTTACATGAAGAGAGAGGCTGCATGAAGCTCATATCGTGTTGGACATGA
- the LOC8264984 gene encoding elongation factor 1-alpha, with amino-acid sequence MGKEKVHINIVVIGHVDSGKSTTTGHLIYKLGGIDKRVIERFEKEAAEMNKRSFKYAWVLDKLKAERERGITIDIALWKFETTKYYCTVIDAPGHRDFIKNMITGTSQADCAVLIIDSTTGGFEAGISKDGQTREHALLAFTLGVKQMICCCNKMDATTPKYSKARYDEIVKEVSSYLKKVGYNPDKIPFVPISGFEGDNMIERSTNLDWYKGPTLLEALDQINEPKRPTDKPLRLPLQDVYKIGGIGTVPVGRVETGVLKPGMVVTFGPSGLTTEVKSVEMHHEALQEALPGDNVGFNVKNVAVKDLKRGFVASNSKDDPAKEAANFTSQVIIMNHPGQIGNGYAPVLDCHTSHIAVKFAEILTKIDRRSGKELEKEPKFLKNGDAGFVKMIPTKPMVVETFSEYPPLGRFAVRDMRQTVAVGVIKSVEKKDPSGAKVTKSAAKKGGK; translated from the exons ATGGGTAAGGAGAAGGTTCACATCAACATTGTGGTCATTGGCCATGTCGACTCTGGAAAGTCAACTACTACTGGCCATCTCATCTATAAGTTGGGAGGTATTGACAAGCGGGTTATTGAGAGATTCGAGAAGGAAGCTGCTGAGATGAACAAGAGGTCATTCAAGTATGCTTGGGTGCTTGACAAGCTTAAGGCCGAGCGTGAGCGTGGTATCACCATTGATATTGCCTTGTGGAAGTTTGAGACCACCAAGTACTACTGCACCGTCATTGATGCACCTGGACATCGTGACTTTATCAAGAATATGATTACCGGTACCTCACAGGCTGACTGTGCTGTTCTGATTATTGATTCCACCACTGGTGGTTTTGAAGCTGGTATTTCCAAGGATGGTCAGACCCGTGAGCATGCTCTCCTTGCTTTCACCCTCGGTGTCAAGCAAATGATTTGCTGCTGCAACAAG ATGGATGCTACTACTCCCAAGTACTCCAAGGCCAGGTATGATGAAATTGTCAAGGAGGTTTCCTCTTACCTGAAGAAGGTCGGATACAACCCCGATAAAATTCCTTTCGTTCCCATCTCTGGCTTCGAAGGTGACAACATGATCGAGAGGTCCACCAACCTTGACTGGTACAAGGGACCAACCCTACTTGAAGCTCTTGACCAGATCAATGAGCCAAAGAGGCCCACAGACAAGCCTCTTCGTCTCCCACTTCAAGACGTTTACAAGATTGGTGGTATTGGAACAGTTCCAGTGGGTCGTGTGGAGACTGGTGTCCTCAAGCCTGGTATGGTTGTGACCTTTGGACCCAGTGGACTGACAACTGAAGTTAAGTCGGTTGAAATGCATCACGAGGCACTCCAGGAGGCCCTCCCTGGTGACAATGTTGGTTTCAATGTTAAGAATGTTGCTGTCAAGGATCTTAAGAGAGGTTTTGTTGCTTCAAACTCCAAGGACGATCCAGCAAAGGAGGCAGCCAACTTCACATCCCAAGTCATCATCATGAACCATCCTGGTCAGATTGGAAATGGATATGCTCCAGTGTTGGACTGTCATACCTCCCACATTGCTGTGAAGTTTGCTGAGATCCTAACGAAGATTGATCGTCGATCCGGTAAGGAGCTTGAGAAGGAGCCCAAATTCTTGAAGAATGGTGATGCTGGTTTCGTGAAGATGATTCCAACCAAGCCCATGGTTGTTGAGACCTTCTCCGAGTACCCTCCATTGGGTCGGTTTGCTGTTAGGGACATGCGCCAAACTGTTGCAGTGGGTGTTATCAAGAGTGTTGAGAAGAAGGACCCAAGCGGAGCTAAGGTCACCAAGTCTGCCGCCAAGAAGGGAGGAAAATGA